In Gordonia phthalatica, one genomic interval encodes:
- the trxB gene encoding thioredoxin-disulfide reductase, producing MTDTDNQIHDIIIVGSGPAGYTAAIYAARAELSPVVFEGMSFGGALMTTTEVENFPGFQKGIQGPELMDEMREQAIRFGADLRMEDVDAMRLEGDIKEVEVGGEVHRARAVILAMGAAARYLGVPGEQELLGRGVSSCATCDGFFFKDQNIAVIGGGDSAMEEATFLTKFAKKVTLIHRREEFRASKIMLERARANEKIDFVSNATVSTVKGDKAVTELELTDTVTGETRTLDATGMFVAIGHDPRSALVKGQVELDDEGYVKVQGRTTYTNLPGVFACGDLVDHTYRQAITAAGSGCSAAIDAERWLADHAGA from the coding sequence ATGACCGACACCGATAACCAGATCCACGACATCATCATCGTCGGATCGGGACCTGCCGGCTACACGGCGGCGATCTACGCTGCACGGGCCGAGCTGTCGCCTGTCGTGTTCGAAGGCATGTCGTTCGGCGGCGCCCTCATGACCACCACCGAGGTCGAGAACTTCCCCGGCTTCCAGAAGGGCATCCAGGGCCCGGAGCTGATGGACGAGATGCGCGAACAGGCCATCCGCTTCGGCGCCGACCTCCGCATGGAGGACGTCGACGCCATGCGGCTCGAGGGCGACATCAAGGAGGTCGAGGTCGGCGGAGAGGTCCATCGTGCTCGTGCCGTCATTCTCGCCATGGGTGCCGCGGCCCGCTACCTCGGCGTCCCGGGGGAGCAGGAGCTCCTCGGCCGCGGAGTGTCGTCGTGCGCCACCTGCGACGGCTTCTTCTTCAAGGATCAGAACATCGCCGTCATCGGCGGTGGCGACTCCGCGATGGAGGAGGCCACCTTCCTCACCAAGTTCGCGAAGAAGGTCACGCTGATCCACCGCCGCGAGGAGTTCCGCGCGTCGAAGATCATGCTCGAACGCGCCCGCGCCAACGAGAAGATCGACTTCGTCAGCAATGCCACCGTCTCGACGGTGAAGGGCGACAAGGCCGTCACCGAGCTCGAGCTGACCGACACCGTCACCGGCGAGACCCGCACCCTCGACGCGACCGGCATGTTCGTCGCGATCGGCCACGATCCGCGCAGCGCACTCGTCAAGGGCCAGGTGGAACTCGACGACGAAGGCTACGTGAAGGTCCAGGGCCGCACCACCTACACCAACCTGCCCGGCGTCTTCGCGTGCGGCGACCTCGTCGACCACACCTACCGCCAGGCCATCACCGCCGCCGGCAGCGGCTGCTCGGCCGCCATCGACGCCGAACGCTGGCTCGCCGACCACGCCGGCGCCTGA
- a CDS encoding ParB/RepB/Spo0J family partition protein, producing MNQRDTQRRGGLGRGLAALIPTGPTDDDRGLNTPRMGAAAADVVIGGGSSTGRQRTTKPSTDLLSPTTEDASETEVGAVYREIDPGLIEPNPKQPRTVFDEEALAELEHSIREFGLMQPIVVRELPSPDESGARYQLIMGERRWRASTNVGLEAIPAIVRETPDGDLLRDALLENIHRAQLNPLEEAAAYQQLLEEFEVTHEELANRLGRSRPVITNMIRLLKLPIPVQRRVAAGVLSAGHARALLSLDAGSDAQEALAARIVAEGLSVRATEEAVTLANRDGVDDKPTPKKRRPMEMPGLQDVANRLSDRLDTKVTVSLGKRKGKVLIEFGSVDDLERIVNVIAENTEK from the coding sequence ATGAACCAGCGTGACACGCAACGTCGAGGCGGCCTCGGCCGCGGTCTGGCCGCGCTGATCCCGACCGGACCGACTGACGACGATCGAGGTCTGAACACGCCCCGCATGGGTGCCGCGGCCGCAGATGTCGTCATCGGGGGCGGATCGTCGACGGGCCGGCAGAGGACTACGAAGCCGTCGACGGATCTGTTGTCGCCGACGACGGAGGACGCCTCCGAGACCGAGGTCGGTGCCGTCTACCGAGAGATCGACCCCGGTCTGATCGAACCGAACCCCAAGCAGCCGCGCACGGTGTTCGACGAGGAGGCGCTCGCTGAGCTGGAGCACTCCATCCGTGAGTTCGGACTGATGCAGCCGATCGTCGTTCGCGAGCTCCCCTCCCCCGACGAGAGCGGGGCACGCTATCAGCTGATCATGGGTGAGCGGCGGTGGCGTGCGAGCACCAACGTCGGACTCGAAGCGATTCCCGCGATCGTGCGGGAGACCCCCGACGGGGATCTCCTTCGTGACGCCCTCCTCGAGAACATCCATCGTGCACAGCTCAATCCGCTGGAAGAAGCCGCGGCGTACCAACAGCTGCTCGAAGAGTTCGAGGTGACGCACGAGGAGCTCGCGAACCGGTTGGGCCGTTCCCGTCCGGTGATCACGAACATGATCCGACTCCTGAAGTTGCCGATCCCCGTCCAGCGGCGCGTCGCAGCGGGAGTGCTGTCGGCAGGGCACGCCCGGGCGCTTCTGTCCCTTGATGCCGGCAGTGACGCGCAGGAAGCACTCGCCGCGCGAATCGTTGCCGAGGGTCTTTCGGTGCGCGCGACCGAGGAAGCGGTCACCCTGGCCAACCGCGACGGTGTCGATGACAAGCCGACGCCGAAGAAGCGTCGTCCGATGGAGATGCCCGGACTCCAGGATGTCGCCAACCGGCTCTCTGATCGACTCGATACCAAGGTGACGGTGAGCCTGGGTAAGCGTAAGGGCAAGGTTCTCATCGAATTCGGGTCTGTCGACGACCTTGAGCGGATCGTCAACGTCATCGCCGAAAACACCGAAAAGTAG
- the trxA gene encoding thioredoxin, translated as MSENTVAVTDSTFTSDVLEASGSKPILVDFWATWCGPCKMVAPVLDEIARDNADKITVAKIDVDQNPVVARDYQIMSIPTMMLFQNGKPVKTIMGAKPKAAILRELADVLA; from the coding sequence ATGTCCGAGAACACCGTCGCCGTCACCGACTCGACGTTCACCAGCGACGTCCTCGAGGCTTCGGGCTCCAAGCCCATCCTCGTCGACTTCTGGGCCACCTGGTGCGGCCCCTGCAAGATGGTCGCACCGGTGCTCGACGAGATCGCTCGAGACAACGCCGACAAGATCACCGTTGCGAAGATCGACGTGGACCAGAACCCGGTCGTCGCCCGCGACTACCAGATCATGAGCATCCCGACCATGATGCTCTTCCAGAACGGAAAGCCCGTGAAGACCATCATGGGCGCCAAGCCCAAGGCGGCGATTCTGCGCGAACTGGCCGACGTCCTGGCCTGA
- a CDS encoding N-acetylmuramoyl-L-alanine amidase: MQVLRLGDHGSAVAEIRALLAGRGLLVDASASNGSHASSLPAQTSSAQSPWSPPDAVFDEACDRAVRAFQQERGLIVDGIVGYATYTALREASYRLGARILLYRLAAPMTGDDVATLQSRLQNLGYYHGLVDGIFGDVTHTALGSYQTEYGLQSDGICGPSTLRSLERLGTRVTGGSPHAIREEEYVRKSGPQLTGKRILIDPGDEAPIGDENAILWDLAARLEGRMSAAGMETFLSHDAKTVPTDDDRIRVANLADVDLMISLRTGHYANEKANGVAGFYFGTTHGSYSTIGRNLAGYIQREIVARTGMLDCRTHARTWNILRSTRMPVVVIEAGYITNTRDADALSNPDVRDTIAEAVLVAVKRLYLMGENDRPTGTYTFAELLEAEHVTG; this comes from the coding sequence ATGCAGGTGTTACGTCTGGGGGACCACGGTTCAGCGGTAGCCGAGATCAGGGCCCTCCTCGCAGGGCGAGGCCTGCTCGTCGACGCCTCAGCGTCGAACGGCTCTCACGCGTCGTCGCTTCCAGCACAGACATCCTCGGCTCAGAGCCCCTGGTCGCCACCCGATGCGGTCTTCGATGAAGCGTGCGATCGTGCCGTGCGCGCCTTCCAGCAGGAACGCGGCCTCATCGTCGACGGCATCGTCGGCTACGCCACCTACACCGCTTTGCGTGAGGCCTCGTACCGCCTCGGCGCCCGCATCCTTCTGTACCGACTCGCCGCACCCATGACCGGGGACGACGTCGCCACCCTCCAGTCCCGCCTGCAGAACCTCGGCTACTACCACGGCCTGGTCGACGGAATCTTCGGCGACGTGACGCACACGGCGCTCGGCAGCTACCAGACCGAGTACGGGCTCCAATCCGACGGCATCTGCGGTCCGTCGACGCTCCGGTCGCTGGAGCGACTCGGCACTCGCGTCACCGGCGGCTCCCCGCACGCCATCCGCGAAGAGGAGTACGTCCGCAAGTCGGGCCCTCAGCTCACCGGTAAGCGCATTCTGATCGACCCCGGGGACGAGGCACCCATCGGCGACGAGAACGCGATCTTGTGGGATCTAGCGGCCCGTCTGGAAGGTCGCATGTCGGCCGCCGGCATGGAGACCTTCCTGTCGCACGACGCCAAGACCGTCCCGACCGACGACGACCGGATCCGGGTCGCGAACCTCGCCGACGTGGACCTGATGATCTCCCTTCGCACCGGCCACTACGCGAATGAGAAGGCCAACGGCGTCGCAGGGTTCTACTTCGGCACCACCCACGGCTCGTACTCGACGATCGGCCGCAATCTGGCCGGCTACATTCAGCGCGAGATCGTCGCCCGGACTGGCATGCTCGACTGCCGCACGCACGCGCGCACCTGGAACATTCTGCGATCGACCCGGATGCCGGTCGTCGTGATCGAGGCCGGGTACATCACCAACACCCGCGATGCCGACGCGCTCAGCAACCCCGACGTCCGCGACACCATCGCCGAAGCCGTCCTCGTCGCCGTCAAGCGGCTCTACCTGATGGGCGAGAACGATCGCCCGACAGGCACCTACACTTTCGCAGAACTGCTCGAGGCAGAGCACGTCACCGGCTGA